One genomic segment of Tripterygium wilfordii isolate XIE 37 chromosome 9, ASM1340144v1, whole genome shotgun sequence includes these proteins:
- the LOC120005871 gene encoding peroxisomal fatty acid beta-oxidation multifunctional protein AIM1-like has protein sequence MAEIRVNMEVGSDGVAVIEILNPPVNALAIPILAGLKEKFHEATRRGDVRAIVLTGKGGRFSGGFDINVFRNVHNTGDVSLMPDVSVDLVVNAIEDCKKPVVAAMEGLALGGGLELAMGCHARVATPKTQLGLPELTLGVIPGFGGTQRLPRLVGLSKAVQMMLLSKSIMSEEGNKLGLIDAIVSTGELLKVSQQCALDIAERRRPWMRSLHRTDKLGSLAEAREILKTARHQAKKTAPNIPQHLACLDVIEDGIIHGGYNGVLKEAKVFKDLVLSDTSKGLVHFFFAQRATSKIPHVTDIGLKPRHVKKAAVIGGGLMGSGIATALILSDINVVLKEINSEYLLKGIKLIEGNVQSLVEKGKLTQDKAERAFSKLKGVLDYSEFKDVDMVIEAVIENIPLKQKIFTEIEKECPSHCILATNTSTIDLNIVGEKTNSQDRIIGAHFFSPAHIMPLLEIVRTEKTSAQVILDLMAVGKLIKKVPVVVGNCTGFAVNRAFLPYGPCSHLLVHLGVDPFRIDRVINSFGLPVGPFTLQDVAGYEVAIAAGKIFADAFPDRTFHTPLVKLLIENGRNGKNNGRGYYIFEKGSKPKPDPSVLPIIEESRRLANLMPGGKPISVTDQEILEMILFSVVNEACRVLDEGLVVRASDLDVASVLGMSFPSHRGGIVFWADLVGVNHVFTSLKKWSQLYGNFFKPSRYLEERAERGMLLSDPSPATGSRSRL, from the exons ATGGCGGAGATTCGTGTCAACATGGAGGTTGGAAGTGACGGTGTTGCAGTAATCGAGATCTTGAATCCTCCCGTAAACGCACTCGCCATTCCAA TACTTGCTGGACTGAAGGAGAAGTTCCATGAGGCAACTAGGAGAGGCGATGTGAGGGCTATTGTTTTGACTG GCAAAGGTGGAAGGTTTTCTGGTGGTTTTGACATCAATGTGTTCCGGAATGTTCACAATACTG GGGATGTTTCTTTAATGCCTGATGTATCTGTGGATCTTGTTGTCAATGCCATTGAAG ATTGCAAGAAGCCGGTTGTTGCAGCTATGGAAGGATTAGCTCTAGGAGGTGGCTTAGAGTTGGCAATG GGATGTCATGCTCGAGTTGCCACACCAAAAACTCAACTTGGCCTGCCAGAGTTGACACTTGGGGTGATTCCTGGGTTTGGAG GTACACAACGTCTTCCTAGGCTTGTAGGGCTGTCAAAGGCTGTCCAAATGATGCTA TTATCCAAATCAATTATGTCTGAAGAAGGGAATAAGCTAGGTCTTATTGATGCCATAGTGTCTACTGGAGAGTTGCTGAAAGTATCTCAGCAATGTGCCTTAGATATCGCTGAAAGGCGCAGGCCATGGATGCGCTCTCTTCACAGAACAGACAAGCTTGGTTCCCTTGCCGAGGCACGTGAAATATTGAAAACTGCAAGGCACCAGGCCAAGAAGACTGCCCCAAACATACCTCAGCACCTCGCATGCCTTGATGTGATTGAGGACGGTATTATTCATGGAGGATATAATGGTGTTCTGAAG GAGGCAAAAGTATTTAAGGATTTGGTCCTGTCAGACACCTCAAAAGGTCTTGTTCATTTCTTCTTTGCCCAACGTGCAACTTCAAAG ATTCCTCATGTTACTGATATTGGGCTGAAACCTAGGCATGTGAAGAAAGCAGCTGTAATTGGTGGAGGCTTAATGGGTTCTGGAATTGCTACTGCTCTTATTTTGAGCGATATAAATGTTGTTCTTAAGGAAATCAATTCTGAATATCTTCTGAAGGGAATAAAATTAATAGAAG GAAATGTTCAGAGCTTGGTAGAGAAAGGAAAGTTGACACAGGATAAGGCAGAGAGGGCTTTCTCAAAGCTTAAAGGTGTATTGGATTACTCTGAATTTAAAGATGTAGATATGGTCATAGAG GCAGTCATTGAGAACATTCCTCTGAAGCAAAAAATATTTACTGAAATTGAGAAGGAATGCCCTTCTCACTGCATTTTGGCAACAAATACATCTACAATTGACCTAAATATAGTTGGGGAGAAGACCAATTCTCAGGATCGTATTATTGGGGCTCATTTTTTCAG TCCTGCTCACATAATGCCCCTTTTGGAGATTGTACGGACAGAGAAGACATCTGCACAAGTAATTCTTGATCTCATGGCAGTTGGGAAACTGATAAAGAAAGTTCCTGTTGTGGTGGGAAATTGCACTGGCTTTGCAGTCAATCGAGCATTCTTGCCATATGGGCCGTGTTCACATCTTCTGGTCCACTTAGGTGTGGACCCTTTCAGAATCGACCGCGTTATTAATAGTTTTGGCCTTCCTGTGGGTCCTTTCAC GCTGCAGGATGTTGCTGGATATGAGGTGGCCATTGCAGCTGGGAAAATATTTGCCGATGCATTCCCCGATCGCACATTCCATACACCTTTGGTTAAACTTCTAATtgaaaatggaagaaatg GCAAGAATAATGGAAGGGGATATTACATCTTTGAGAAGGGAAGCAAGCCAAAGCCTGATCCCTCAGTTCTTCCAATTATTGAAGAGTCTAGACGGCTTGCCAATCTTATGCCCGGCGGAAAG CCAATTTCTGTAACAGATCAAGAAATATTAGAGATGATACTCTTTTCAGTGGTGAATGAGGCATGTCGTGTCTTGGATGAAGGACTTGTTGTTCGAGCTTCTGACCTGGACGTTGCATCTGTACTTGGAATGAGTTTCCCATCTCACCG AGGTGGTATTGTTTTTTGGGCAGATCTAGTTGGGGTTAATCATGTATTTACAAGTCTCAAGAAGTGGTCACAACTATATGGTAACTTCTTCAAACCGTCAAGATACTTGGAAGAAAGGGCAGAGAGAGGGATGCTGTTG AGTGATCCCTCTCCAGCTACAGGATCAAGGTCACGCTTGTAA